In Aliidongia dinghuensis, the DNA window TCACCCAGACGAAGCCGTTCGACAGGTCCATCCAGACGAGCGTCGAGACCGACAGCGCCATCAGGATCAGGAAGCCGCCCATGGTGGGCGTGCCCTTCTTCTTGAAATGGCTTTCGGGCCCGTCGGAGCGGATCGGCTGGCCCTCGCCCTGCTTCGACTTCAGCCACGCGATGACGCGCGGCCCCATGATGAAGCTGATGACGAGCGCGGTCAGGAACGCGCCGCCGGACCGCACGGTGATGTAGCGGAACAGATTGAACAGTAGGAACTGGTCGCCAAAGGGAGCCAGGAGATTCAGCATGATGGGGTCTGGCTCTGCGAAGAAGCGGCGCCGCTCAAGAGCGGCTTGACGATGTCGGCCATGCGGGTCCCGAGCGACCCTTTGATCGTGACGACGTCGCCGGGGCGGAGCGCCTCGGCGACGATGGGCGCCAGCTCGGCGGCGGTTTCGCGATGGGCGCCGCGCAGGCGTTCCGGCAGCGCCTCGTAGAGGTGACGCATGAGCGGGCCGCAGGCATAGACCCGGTCGACCCCGCTCTCCGTGAGCGGCTCGGCGAGTGCCCGGTGCAGCGCCGGCCCTTCCTGGCCCAGCTCGCGCATGTCGCCCACGACCGCGATGCGCCGGCCGCTGGCCGCCCGGCGCGCGGCGGCCAGCACGGCGAACGCGGCGCGCATGGCGGCCGGGCTCGCGTTATAGCTCTCGTCGATGAGGGTGGCACTGCCGTCGGCGACGGCGATCGCCACACGCCGGCCGCGCCCGGCGAGGCCCGGCAGGGTCGCGAGCGCGTCGGCGGCGCGGTCAAGGTCGGCACCCAGGGCCTGGACTGCGGCCAGCACGGCCAGCGAGTTCAGCACCAGATGCTTGCCGGGCACGCCCAGGCGATAGGCGAGGCGCCGGCCGGAGAATACCGCGTCGACCTCGCTCGTCTCGGCGCCGAGGGCGACCGAGATGAGCCGGGCCTCGGCGTCCGCGTGCTCGCCGAACGCAACGATGCGCAAGCCGCGGGCGCGCGCCGCGGCGGCGAGGCGCTCGAACATGGCGTTGTCGCGGTTGAGGATCGCGGCAGCACCCGGGGCCATGCCCTCGAAGATCTCGGCCTTGGCGTCGGCGATCGCCTCGATACCGCTGAAATATTCGAGATGCGCCGGTTCGATCGTCGTGATGATCGCGACCTCGGGGCGGACCTGGGCGGTGAGCTCGCGGATCTCGCCCGCATGGTTCATGCCCAGCTCGAACACGCCGAATTCCGTATCGCGCGGCATGCGGGCGAGCGACAGCGGCACGCCCCACTGGTTGTTGAAGCTGCCGGTCGCCCAGTGGGTGCGGCCCTGGCGGGCGAGGCAGTGGGCAAGCGCCTCCTTGGTCGAGGTCTTGCCGACGCTGCCGGTGACCGCTGCCATGCGCGCTTGCGCGCGCGTGCGTGCGCAAGCGCCCAGGCGCTCGAGTGCCGCCTGCGTGTCGTCGACCAGGACAAGCGCCGCATCCGCCGCGACGTCGGCCGGCCGGCGTGCCACGATCGCAAGGCCGGCGCCGGATGACAGCGCCTTGCCGACATAGTCGTGGCCGTCGAGGTTCGGCCCATTGAGCGCCACGAACGCCTCGCCGGCTGCCACCGTGCGGCTGTCGATGGAGACGCCGGTGAGGCTCTCGGGCGGGCTGCCGGATGCAGCGCCCCGGACCGCCTCCGCCAGTTCGGCGGGGGTCCAGAGCAAGGGATGCCGGGCCGTCATCGCTTGAGGCCGCGGGCGTCGATGGCAGCGCGGGCGACGGTGGCGTCGTCGAACGGATGGACGACGCCGGCGACCGTCTGGCCCTGCTCATGGCCCTTGCCGGCGATGACGAACACGTCGCCGGGGCCGAGCAGGCCGATGCCGTGGTCGATCGCGGCGGCGCGGTCGCCGATCTCGATGGCGTCGGGACAGGCGGCCAGGATCGCGCGGCGGATCGCCGCCGGCTCCTCGCTGCGCGGATTGTCGTCGGTCACGATCGGGAGATCGGCGAGCCGGGCGCAGACCTCGCCCATTCGCGGCCGCTTGGTCGGATCGCGGTCGCCGCCGGCGCCGAACGCGACGATCAGCCGGCCGGTCGCATGCGATCTCAGCGCGGTCAGGATCTTCTCGAGCCCGTCCGGGGTATGGGCGTAATCGACGAATACGGACGCGCCGTTGGCGAGCGTCGCGACATGCTCGACCCGGCCGCGCACGCCCTTGAGGCGGGTCAAGGCATCGATCGCGCGGTCCGGCTCGACGCCGGTCGCGATCGCAAGGCCCAAGGCCGCGAGCGCGTTCATCGCCTGGAACGTGCCGACCAGCGGCAGCTCGACCGTGCGTCGGCGGCCCAGTACCTCAAGCTCGAGCCGCTGGCCGGCCGGGACGGACGCCCGGTCGACGAGCCGGAGCGCCGTCGCCGCCGCGCCGAACTCGATGATCGGGTGGCCGGCCGCCCGCGCGACCGCGGCGGCCTCGGCGTATTCCGGGATATCGGCGTTCAGCACGGCGGTCGCACCCGGCGCCAGCACATGCTCGAACAGCCGGAGCTTGGCCGCCAGATAGGCCGCCATGGTCTTGTGATAGTCGAGATGGTCCTGGGTCAGGTTGGTGAAGGCGCCGGCCGTGATGCGCACGCCGTCGAGCCGGTACTGGTCGAGCCCGTGCGACGAGGCCTCGAGCACCGCATGGTCGATGCCGTCGGCCGCGAGCTGGGACAGCGCCCGATGCAGCGCCACCGGGTCGGGCGTTGTCATAGCGCCGGGCTCGAGCCCGTTCGGGCCCTCGATGCCGAGCGTGCCGATCGAGGCGGCGCGATGGCCGGCGTCGGCCCAAATCTGCCGGGTGAAGCTCGCGGTCGAGGTCTTGCCGTTCGTGCCGGTCACGGCCGCGACCGTCTTCGGTTGCGCGCCGTAGAAGCGGGCGGCGACAAGCGCCAGGAGCTGGCGCGGATTCTGATCGACCACGACCGGCACGGCCGCGTGCAGGTGGGCGGCGGCACCCTCCGCGTCGGTCACGACCGCGGCGGCACCGCGGCCGATCGCATCCGCGATGAAGCGGCGCCCATCATTGGCGACGCCCGGCAGCGCTACGAACAGCGTGCCGGGCGAAACGAGGCGGGAGTCAGCGGTGATCGACCGGATCACCGGGTCTTTGGCGGCGGCCCATTCGGCAAGTTTCGGGGCGCGCACGGTCATGAGGTCAGTTAGCCGCAACTTTGGGGCCCATTCCGGGAATATCGGCGGTGAGGGCACGATGGATTTCAGGTGTCTCTTCGATGGGCTTAATGCCCAAAAGTGGCGCCATTCGGGCGATGATGCGCTGCACCGCCGGTCCCGCCGTCCATGCCCCGGTGACGAAACCGTACGACGCCTGCGCCTTGTTGTTCCGGTCGCCATGGGGTTCATCGATGATGACGTACACCATGTATTGCGGGTCGTTCATCGGGAAGAATGAAATCAGCGACGACAGATTGCCATGGTGCATATACCCGCCATGCGCGCCGATCTTCTCTGCCGTCCCGGTCTTGGCCCCGACCAGGTAGCCCGGTACGTCCGCCTTGCGGCCCGTGCCGTCCGTCACGTCGTAGCGGAAGAGTTCGCGCATCAGCTCGGCCGTGCGCGGTGACAGTACGCGCTGGCCCGGCGGCACGAATCCGGCGGGCCGCTTGATGAGCGTCGCGGGGCGGAGGATGCCGCCGTCGGCGACGGCACTCGCCGCGACGGCGAGTTGAACCGGGCTCACCGCGATGCCGTGGCCGAACGCGATCGTCCAGGAATTGATCTCGCGCCACGGGTTCGGCACCTGCGGCGCGCCGATCTCCGGGATCTCGATCTGCGCCGGGTGGGTGAGGCCCAGGCGGCCGAGGAAGTCCTTCTGGATCTCCGGCGACAGCTCCTGGACCATATGGACCGAGCCGATGTTCGACGAGACGGCGAAGATCTGCGCCACGGGCACGGCGTGATGGATCGGCTCGTCGTCGTGAATCGTGAAGCGCCCGATCGAGATCGGCTTCGAGATGTCGTACATCTTCGACAGCGTGGCGGTCTTGTTCTCGAGCGCCAGCGCCGTGTTGAAGATCTTGAACACGGAGCCCATCTCGTAGACGCCGAGCGTCGCGCGATTGAAGATCGTCTCCGGCACGACCGTATTGAGATCGTTCGGATCGAAGTCCGGCAGCGAGATCATCGAGAGCACTTCGCCGGACTTGATGTCCATGATCATGCCGGTGCCGCCGATCGCGGTGAACGCGTCGATCTGCTTCTGGATCTCTTCCTTGAGGATCGCCTGCAGGCGGATGTCGATCGACAGCTTCAGGGGCTCATGCGACTGGCTCAAGGCCGCGTCGAACGAGCGTTCGATGCCGGCCAAGCCCTTGCCGTCGAGATCGGTATAGCCCACGACATGGGCGGCGAGCGGGCCCTGCGGATAGATCCGCCGCTCCTCGCGCTGGAAATCGAGGCCGGGGTTGCCGAGCGAATTGACCTGCAGCTCCTGCTGCGGCGTCAGCCGCCGCTGGATCCACACGAAGCTCTTGTCGGACGCGAGCTTGGCGTAAAGCTCGCTCTCCTTCGATCCGGGCAGGATCTTGGCAAGCTGCTTGGCGAGCTTGGCGGGCTCGCCGATCTGGTGCGGATTGGCGAACAGCGACGAGCTTTCGAGCGTGGTCGCGAGCACGACGCCGTTGCGGTCGACGATGTCGGCGCGGCTGAACTGGGCGGGCTTCGCCGCAACCGGCTGGCCGAGCCGCGCCACTTCCGGGTCGGGCGTCTTCAAGAGCGTCACGTCGGCCAGGCGCAGGCCGATGACGGTGAAGGCGAACAGGAACGCGCCGGCGGTGATGAGCAGCCGGTTGCGGCTCGTCTCCAGCGTACGGTTGACGCGCGTGTCCCCTTCCGACGGCGCGGTCAGCGTCGGCTTGAAATGGCGCGGACGGCAGGGATTGTCGTCGTCCTCGAGCGGCGCGACCGGCTTCATCGATCACCCCCGGGCTTGATCGCCGCGACGTTGGTCGCGCGGATTTGCGCGGGCTTGGCCGCGGCCTGCATCGCCTTCAGCACTGCCTCGATCTTGACGTCGCCGTCGGTCTCGGCCGGCCGGTCGGCCTTGAGCGGCAGCTGGTCGAAGCTGCCCATCTGGGCCGAGGTCACCGGCTGCAGCGCCAGGTGACGCTGCGCCATCTCGCCGATGCGGACCGGCTGGGTCAGGTAGCTCCACTCTGCCTTCAGCACATGGATCGCATCCTGATCGACCGCCGTCTGGCGGTTGATCTTGGCCAGATCCTCTTCGAGCGACTGGACCTCGTACTTGACCTTGAACAGGCCGAAGCCGAGGCCGCAGACCAGGATCAGCGAGAGAAATGTGGATGAGCGCATCATGCGGCGAGCTCCTCCGCCCCGGTCGGGGCGGGCCAGGCGGGGGCGGACGTCCGCTCGGCGACACGCAGCTTGGCGGAGCGCGCCCGCGGGTTGCGCGCGAGTTCTTCCTCGCCGGCCGTGATCGGCTTGCGCTGGACCAGGCGGAAGCTGGGCGGGCGGCGCCCGGCTGCGGCGACCGGCAGGTGGCGCGAGCCCGTGGGCTCGGCCCCCGCGCGGGCCTTGAGGAAATTCTTGATCGCCCGGTCTTCGAGCGAATGGAACGACACGACGGCGAGCCGGCCGCCGGCCTTCAAGAGCCGCTCGGCCGCGGCGAGGCCACGCGCGAGCTCGCCCAGCTCGTCGTTGACGTAGATGCGCAGTGCCTGGAACGTGCGCGTCGCCGGATCGATGCCGTCGCGGCTCGCCGGCACGCAGGAGCGCACGATGCGCGCCAAGGTCGCGGTGCGCTCGATCGGCATCTCGGCGCGCGCTGCCACGATGGCCTTGGCGACCCGGCGCGACAGCCGCTCCTCGCCGTAGCGCCAAATGATGTCGGCGAGCTCGGCCTCGTCCAGCGTGTTGACGACGCGGGCCGCGTCGGGGCCGTCACCGCCCATGCGCATGTCCAACGGGCCGTCGGCGCGGAACGAGAAGCCGCGCTCCGGATCGTCGATCTGTGGCGAGGAGACGCCGATGTCGAGCGCCACCGCGTCGACCTGATCGATGCCGAGCCCGGCCAGCAGCTCGACCATCGAGCCGAACTTGCCCTCGACCAGGGTCAGCCGGCCCGGGTGCGCGGCGGCAAGGGCCGCACCGCTCTCAATTGCCGTCGGGTCGCGGTCGATGCCGACGACCGTGACCGGGGCGGCCGCCAGGATCGCCTGCGAATAGCCGCCGCGGCCGAACGTGCCGTCGACGATCGTCTGGCCGGGCGCCAGATTGAGCGCGAGCACGACCTCGTCGACCAGCACGGGGATATGCAGGCTCTGGGTCATGGGTTGCTCCCCTGGACGCTTCCGGGGACAGGCGCGGCCGGGCGGGCGGCGGGCAGGGTCAGCTTCTTGTCGCGGGCGGCCTGGCGCATGGCCTGCTGATGCGCCTCGTGCGCGGCCGGCTCCCAGATCTGGAACGTGGTGCTCTGGCCGACGAAGGCGACGCTCTCGGTGATGCCGGCGAATTCCAGCATGTGGTCGGGCAGCATGATGCGGCCTTCGCTGTCGAACGGCAGCTCTCTCATGTCGGCGAACAGCGAGGCCAGA includes these proteins:
- the rsmH gene encoding 16S rRNA (cytosine(1402)-N(4))-methyltransferase RsmH, whose translation is MTQSLHIPVLVDEVVLALNLAPGQTIVDGTFGRGGYSQAILAAAPVTVVGIDRDPTAIESGAALAAAHPGRLTLVEGKFGSMVELLAGLGIDQVDAVALDIGVSSPQIDDPERGFSFRADGPLDMRMGGDGPDAARVVNTLDEAELADIIWRYGEERLSRRVAKAIVAARAEMPIERTATLARIVRSCVPASRDGIDPATRTFQALRIYVNDELGELARGLAAAERLLKAGGRLAVVSFHSLEDRAIKNFLKARAGAEPTGSRHLPVAAAGRRPPSFRLVQRKPITAGEEELARNPRARSAKLRVAERTSAPAWPAPTGAEELAA
- the ftsL gene encoding cell division protein FtsL; amino-acid sequence: MMRSSTFLSLILVCGLGFGLFKVKYEVQSLEEDLAKINRQTAVDQDAIHVLKAEWSYLTQPVRIGEMAQRHLALQPVTSAQMGSFDQLPLKADRPAETDGDVKIEAVLKAMQAAAKPAQIRATNVAAIKPGGDR
- a CDS encoding peptidoglycan D,D-transpeptidase FtsI family protein, whose product is MKPVAPLEDDDNPCRPRHFKPTLTAPSEGDTRVNRTLETSRNRLLITAGAFLFAFTVIGLRLADVTLLKTPDPEVARLGQPVAAKPAQFSRADIVDRNGVVLATTLESSSLFANPHQIGEPAKLAKQLAKILPGSKESELYAKLASDKSFVWIQRRLTPQQELQVNSLGNPGLDFQREERRIYPQGPLAAHVVGYTDLDGKGLAGIERSFDAALSQSHEPLKLSIDIRLQAILKEEIQKQIDAFTAIGGTGMIMDIKSGEVLSMISLPDFDPNDLNTVVPETIFNRATLGVYEMGSVFKIFNTALALENKTATLSKMYDISKPISIGRFTIHDDEPIHHAVPVAQIFAVSSNIGSVHMVQELSPEIQKDFLGRLGLTHPAQIEIPEIGAPQVPNPWREINSWTIAFGHGIAVSPVQLAVAASAVADGGILRPATLIKRPAGFVPPGQRVLSPRTAELMRELFRYDVTDGTGRKADVPGYLVGAKTGTAEKIGAHGGYMHHGNLSSLISFFPMNDPQYMVYVIIDEPHGDRNNKAQASYGFVTGAWTAGPAVQRIIARMAPLLGIKPIEETPEIHRALTADIPGMGPKVAAN
- a CDS encoding UDP-N-acetylmuramoylalanyl-D-glutamyl-2,6-diaminopimelate--D-alanyl-D-alanine ligase; this encodes MLWTPAELAEAVRGAASGSPPESLTGVSIDSRTVAAGEAFVALNGPNLDGHDYVGKALSSGAGLAIVARRPADVAADAALVLVDDTQAALERLGACARTRAQARMAAVTGSVGKTSTKEALAHCLARQGRTHWATGSFNNQWGVPLSLARMPRDTEFGVFELGMNHAGEIRELTAQVRPEVAIITTIEPAHLEYFSGIEAIADAKAEIFEGMAPGAAAILNRDNAMFERLAAAARARGLRIVAFGEHADAEARLISVALGAETSEVDAVFSGRRLAYRLGVPGKHLVLNSLAVLAAVQALGADLDRAADALATLPGLAGRGRRVAIAVADGSATLIDESYNASPAAMRAAFAVLAAARRAASGRRIAVVGDMRELGQEGPALHRALAEPLTESGVDRVYACGPLMRHLYEALPERLRGAHRETAAELAPIVAEALRPGDVVTIKGSLGTRMADIVKPLLSGAASSQSQTPSC
- a CDS encoding UDP-N-acetylmuramoyl-L-alanyl-D-glutamate--2,6-diaminopimelate ligase, with the protein product MTVRAPKLAEWAAAKDPVIRSITADSRLVSPGTLFVALPGVANDGRRFIADAIGRGAAAVVTDAEGAAAHLHAAVPVVVDQNPRQLLALVAARFYGAQPKTVAAVTGTNGKTSTASFTRQIWADAGHRAASIGTLGIEGPNGLEPGAMTTPDPVALHRALSQLAADGIDHAVLEASSHGLDQYRLDGVRITAGAFTNLTQDHLDYHKTMAAYLAAKLRLFEHVLAPGATAVLNADIPEYAEAAAVARAAGHPIIEFGAAATALRLVDRASVPAGQRLELEVLGRRRTVELPLVGTFQAMNALAALGLAIATGVEPDRAIDALTRLKGVRGRVEHVATLANGASVFVDYAHTPDGLEKILTALRSHATGRLIVAFGAGGDRDPTKRPRMGEVCARLADLPIVTDDNPRSEEPAAIRRAILAACPDAIEIGDRAAAIDHGIGLLGPGDVFVIAGKGHEQGQTVAGVVHPFDDATVARAAIDARGLKR
- a CDS encoding division/cell wall cluster transcriptional repressor MraZ, which translates into the protein MRLFLSTYVNKVDRKGRVSVPAPFRAVLSGQNSAGIVAFRSFKYPALDCSSLARVEEMAAQLETLPQFSEEFENLASLFADMRELPFDSEGRIMLPDHMLEFAGITESVAFVGQSTTFQIWEPAAHEAHQQAMRQAARDKKLTLPAARPAAPVPGSVQGSNP